Proteins encoded in a region of the Micropterus dolomieu isolate WLL.071019.BEF.003 ecotype Adirondacks linkage group LG07, ASM2129224v1, whole genome shotgun sequence genome:
- the LOC123974365 gene encoding V-set and immunoglobulin domain-containing protein 1-like, protein MELLPLLYLLLSCSAGTSADQNEPEVIRMVVKEGSEAILPCSLGTTNIKGELFDWKKDEKKEVFLYDKGNHYNNGRVGQDELFKGRVFHFQEQLQFGNASIVIRNTKVTDSGSYTCDFPLPQRKRQSRIALVVGECCCDTVIKTPAHLQTRLVQMLQMGSSQTDIK, encoded by the exons ATGGagcttcttcctctcctttatctcctcctgAGCTGCTCTGCAGGAACGTCTGCTGATCAAAACG aGCCAGAGGTCATCCGCATGGTCGTGAAAGAAGGGAGCGAAGCCATTTTACCGTGTTCCCTCGGCACGACGAACATTAAGGGAGAGCTCTTTGACTGgaagaaagatgaaaagaaGGAAGTGTTCTTGTACGATAAGGGCAACCATTACAACAACGGCCGAGTGGGTCAAGATGAGCTGTTCAAAGGACGAGTCTTTCATTTTCAGGAGCAGCTGCAGTTCGGTAACGCCTCCATAGTCATCAGAAACACCAAGGTGACTGACAGCGGAAGCTACACCTGTGATTTTCCACTTCCTCAGAGAAAAAGACAATCCCGCATTGCGCTCGTTGTTGGTGAGTGCTGCTGTGACACTGTTATAAAGACGCCGGCTCATTTACAGACGCGACTGGTTCAAATGCTCCAGATGGGCTCAAGTCAAACTGACATCAAGTAG